A stretch of Cryptococcus neoformans var. neoformans JEC21 chromosome 10 sequence DNA encodes these proteins:
- a CDS encoding MMS2, putative, translating into MRIYLPLLLLAAPLLRAQDACAPLEDAEQILESLQPAPDAHLHSKLPDLAPFGNHGWADGLGWSQDGPLSTTLRLLPRVFSAISPTRLLSQTAKTIGRKGNAKMSRSRKERAEKVLELVQEAEEAGCDKVWRFRARLRMFPPRGIKQDLAAAYEAYKKHLEIEPSPEAQFILGVFHSTGLGGIPIDQGKALLYYTFAAAQGYRPAAMALGYRHWAGIGVKEDCGVALEHYSHAADISYRRFLDGPPGGLTLPLTPIRLSDRVGGIYGPHASWASTGANSLRPAIRASIASARGETTQEILEYYQYHSDRDSYIYTARLGRLFYHGSVHFSANGISSGAESVGAIPQSFHKARTYFLKVARVLWPSDFLPGTTDQPAGRRKLTKEQEDKVREAAMISASFLGRMALRGEGQKADYQRAKMWYERAAELGDREALNGLGILYRDGLGVLVDLARAQGYFQVAAAASLPEAQVNVAKLLLNRGEYQAALPFLDSALRGGNPLEAFHLSAQIHTTHGRSSKSASLPPAMCGVAVAYEKLVSERGSWNEDYLLEADEAWARGEEGKAMMGWYIAAEMGYEIAQNNVAFMREGGWQFDAEREGEWVIGKGKAEEGDKEALVWWLRSAAQDNVDAMVKVGDYYYSKQDYPHALAHYLSASETQQSPMAYWNLGWMYQSGQGVARDWHLAKRYYDLSRETGEEAGLAVWFSLWGLYLQSWWTHFRTRGSISGLPLFEPPTPSDSKPLGTWSRLKSLFTSPFQWAELEFDEDWENNLEPEGIVLGEGDIEGGGGALGEAGNGGREGREWEGETMGEMMEDLLLIGLMFGIGGLMWLRARWAAMAGNGGRVQGDAAQAQGPIGGGVGFEGAEAFGAGFETPQQPERVQQDRPPEEIQRPQETEDEENERREE; encoded by the exons ATGCGCATATACCTACCACTGCTGCTCCTGGCAGCCCCCCTTCTGAGAGCACAAGATGCGTGTGCACCTCTAGAGGACGCGGAACAAATATTAGAATCACTTCAACCGGCTCCGGACGCACATCTACATTCAAAGCTTCCTGACCTGGCGCCGTTTGGGAATCACGGATGGGCAGACGGTCTCGGGTGGTCTCAGGAT GGTCCGTTATCTACAACATTGCGTCTTCTCCCACGTGTGTTCTCTGCGATATCCCCGACAAGGCTCCTGTCGCAGACTGCCAAGACGataggaaggaaaggaaacgCCAAAATGTCGAGgtcgaggaaagaaagggcCGAGAAGGTGTTGGAGCTCGTGcaagaagcggaagaagctggTTGTGATAAAGTGTGGCGGTTTAGAGCTCGGCTCCGGATGTTCCCACCCAGAGGCATCAAGCAGGACCTTGCAGCAGCTTATGAAGCGTACAAGAAACATCTCGAGATTGAACCCAGCCCAGAGGCTCAGTTTATCCTCGGGGTATTCCACTCCACAGGGCTTGGTGGGATTCCAATTGATCAAGGCAAGGCGTTATTGTACTATACTTTTGCAGCAGCGCAAGGGTATAGGCCTGCGGCGATGGCGTTGGGGTACAGACATTGGGCGGGGATTggggtgaaagaggattGTGGAGTGGCTCTGGAGCATTATTCTCATGCGGCTGATATTT CCTATCGACGTTTCCTCGACGGTCCACCTGGCGGTCTCACTCTTCCCCTCACGCCTATCCGCCTGTCTGACCGTGTAGGCGGTATCTACGGTCCGCACGCTTCATGGGCGTCAACAGGCGCCAACTCTCTCCGTCCTGCTATTCGAGCATCTATCGCTTCTGCCCGAGGGGAGACGACCCAAGAGATCCTCGAATATTACCAGTACCATTCCGATCGTGATTCATACATCTACACCGCCCGCCTCGGCCGGTTATTCTACCATGGCTCTGTCCACTTTTCGGCGAATGGGATATCTTCTGGCGCGGAGAGCGTAGGCGCCATTCCTCAATCGTTTCATAAAGCCCGGACATATTTCCTCAAAGTCGCCCGTGTCCTCTGGCCTAGCGATTTCCTCCCCGGTACGACTGACCAGCCTGCCGGGCGTCGCAAATTGACAAAGGAACAAGAAGATAAAGTCCGTGAAGCCGCAATGATTTCCGCGTCCTTCCTCGGTCGGATGGCTCTCCGCGGGGAGGGGCAGAAAGCGGATTACCAACGAGCCAAAATGTGGTATGAGCGCGCTGCAGAGTTGGGAGATCGGGAAGCGCTTAATGGGCTGGGTATTTTGTACCGTGACGGTCTCGGTGTACTTGTTGATTTGGCAAGGGCGCAAGGTTATTTCCAAGTTGCCGCTGCTGCCTCTTTACCAGAAGCCCAAGTGAACGTCGCGAAACTCTTACTTAACCGCGGGGAATACCAAGcagctcttcctttcctcgaTTCAGCTCTTCGGGGTGGAAATCCGCTCGAGGCATTCCACCTTTCCGCTCAAATCCATACTACCCACGGCCGATCTTCGAAATCTGCAAGTCTCCCGCCGGCCATGTGTGGTGTAGCTGTAGCATACGAGAAGCTCGTCTCGGAGCGCGGATCGTGGAACGAAGATTACTTGTTAGAAGCGGATGAGGCGTGGGCgagaggggaggaagggaaagcgATGATGGGGTGGTATATCGCTGCCGAGATGGGGTACGAGATTGCGCAGAATAATGTGGCGTTCATGCGCGAAGGAGGGTGGCAGTTTGATGCGGAAAGGGAAGGCGAGTGGGTAatagggaaaggaaaagcagaagagggagaTAAGGAGGCGTTGGTATGGTGGTTGAGAAGCGCGGCGCAGGATAATGTGGATGCAATGGTCAAAGTCGGAGATTACTACT ACTCAAAGCAAGACTACCCCCACGCTCTCGCTCACTACCTCTCTGCATCCGAGACCCAGCAATCTCCAATGGCATACTGGAATCTTGGTTGGATGTATCAATCCGGTCAAGGTGTAGCGAGAGATTGGCATCTGGCGAAACGCTATTATGACCTAAGCAGAGAGACgggtgaagaagctggTCTGGCAGTTTGGTTCAGTTTGTGGGGTCTTTATCTCCAAAG CTGGTGGACACATTTCAGGACTCGCGGCTCTATTTCTGGTTTACCGCTCTTTGAGCCACCGACACCATCCGATTCCAAACCCCTCGGGACATGGTCCCGCCTCAAGTCCCTTTTTACCTCACCTTTCCAATGGGCAGAACTTGAATTTGATGAGGACTGGGAAAACAACCTTGAGCCGGAAGGGATCGTTTTGGGTGAAGGTGACAttgaaggagggggaggagcaCTTGGAGAAGCTGGAAATGGAGGCcgggaagggagggagtgggagggagagacgatgggggagatgatggaagatctGCTGTTAATAGGGCTGATGTTTGGTATAGGGGGGTTGATGTGGTTAAGAGCGAGGTGGGCGGCAATGGCTGGTAATGGTGGTAGAGTACAGGGCGACGCCGCGCAGGCGCAAGGGCCGATAGGTGGTGGTGTAGGGTTTGAAGGTGCAGAGGCATTTGGTGCAGGCTTTGAGACTCCACAACAGCCCGAAAGAGTGCAGCAAGATCGACCGCCCGAGGAAATACAACGGCCGCAAGAGacagaggacgaggaaaacGAGCGGAGGGAGGAGTGA
- a CDS encoding clathrin heavy chain 1, putative — protein MAAPEKPIVFTEHLQLTALGVQPTSISFQTLTLESDAWICVRETGDTPQVVIVNLNDAGDVVRRPITADSAIMNPRANEKILALKAGRQLQVFNLGAKAKLGTHLMNDDVTFWTWINNTTLGIVTEREVYHWKVMDGQTAPTKVFDRHANLTANQIINYRISHDEKWLVLVGISSNPNAGQPGENGFKIKGAMQLYSIERGVSQPIEGHAATFASIKLDGAPNPTKLFAFAVRSAAGAKLHIVEIGHQAPNPPFQKKAVDVFFPPEALNDFPVSLQVSQKHGILYLVTKFGFIHLYEIETGQCIYMNRISGETIFTTAEYETLSGIIGVNRKGQVLSVSVDEQTIVPYIQQTLNNPELAIKLATRAGLPGADGMIQQQYQVYIQNGQYGEAAKIAANSPRGLLRTPQTIETLKNLPAVPGTLTPILQYFGILLEKGELNKYESLELARPVVQQGKKQLLEKWLKENKLESSEELGDLCRMADMNLALSVYLRANVPNKVVACFAELGQFDKIVLYSKKVGYTPDYAQLLQHLVRINPDKGAEFATQLVNDENGPLVDLDRIVDIFMSQNMLQQATSILLDALKDNKPEQGPLQTRLLEMNLMSAPQVADAILGNEMFTHYDRPRIANLAEKAGLVQRALEHYEDINDIKRVVVHTNLFKPEWLVDYFGRLTVEQSFACLQEMLRTNLRQNLPIVVQIATKYSDLLGSVKLIELFEQFKSSDGLYYYLGSIVNLSEDPEVHFKYIQAATRTGQIREVERICRESNFYNPEKVKNFLKEARLDDQLPLIIVCDRFDFVHDLVLYLYQNGLTNFIEIYVQRVNSARTPQVIGGLLDVDCDETTVKNLLMSVTGTFPIDDLVDEVEKRNRLKLILPWLNNKVEQGSTDHAIYNAIAKISIDSNNNPEKFLKENNLYDPAIVGKYCEKRDPYLAYIAYAKGFCDDELINITNENQMYKHQARYLVKRRDVDLWTQVLNPESIHRRALIDQIIATAIPECVDPDDVSVTVKAFMHMELHGPLLELLEKIIIEPSPFSDNRSLQSLMFLTAIKNDKGKVMGYINKLSGYDVETIAKVATEAGLYEEAFTIYQKHDMHAEAMSVLVEHMASIDRGFAYANKINEPAVWSRLGKAQLDGLRVKEAIDSYIKADDPSNFEEVIEIANRAGKHDDLVRYLQMARKTAREPKIDTELAYAYAKTDRLHDMEEFLGMTNVADVLQVGEKCFDDELYQAAKLLFSSISNWARLATTLIYLGENQAAVDAARKAGNTQVWKQVNAACVDKKEFRLAQICGLNLVVHAEELPALLSLYERNGYFDEIISLMEAGLGLERAHMGMFTELSVLYAKYRPEKLMEHLKLFWQRVNIPKVIKAAEQAHLWPELVFLYIVYDEPDNASLAMMERLADWDHDQFKKVIVKVANMEIAYRAVSFYLARQPTLLPDLLAALTPRLDHSRVIKILQTEDHLPLAKPYLIATQKLNLAVINEAYNDLLIEEEDHVTLRSSLETYDEYDAIKLAKRLEKHELLEFRRIAALLYRLNSLWEESISLSKADRLWRDALETAAASKDIAVCEELAGYFVSIGNKDAFAAILYVCFEFVRADFVEEMSWRFGLSDYSMPYKLQQQRDQATKVAALEKEVKELRTKTAEKEPDNEPSNLMGSGLGGRLMIGGPSGGPPFMGNMPNGGMMAQPTGFY, from the exons ATGGCAGCGCCAGAGAAGCCTATCGTGTTCACTGAACACCTCCAACTCACAGCCCTAGGCGTCCAAcccacctccatctccttccaaACACTAACACTCGAATCAGATGCCTGGATTTGTGTCAGAGAAACCGGCGATACACCTCAGGTCGTCATTGTCAACTTGAACGATGCTGGTGATGTCGTTAGGAGGCCTATCACGGCTGATTCGGCTATTATGAACCCAAGAGCAAACGAGAAGATCTTAGCTCTCAAGG CCGGTCGACAGCTCCAAGTGTTCAACCTCGGCGCCAAAGCCAAGCTTGGTACCCACCTTATGAACGACGATGTGACTTTCTGGACTTGGATCAACAATACTACTTTGGGTATCGTTACCGAACGAGAAGTGTACCACTGGAAGGTTATGGATGGTCAGACTGCTCCTACCAAG GTATTTGACCGACACGCCAACCTCACTGCGAACCAAATCATCAACTATAGAATATCACACGACGAAAAATGGCTTGTTCTTGTCGGTATCTCTTCTAATCCCAATGCCGGCCAACCCGGTGAGAACGGTTTCAAGATCAAGGGTGCCATGCAACTCTACTCTATCGAGAGAGGCGTTTCACAACCCATCGAAGGTCACGCCGCTACATTCGCTTCCATCAAGCTCGACGGTGCTCCCAACCCTACAAAACTGTTTGCCTTTGCAGTCAGgtctgctgctggtgccAAATTGCACATCGTTGAGATTGGTCACCAGGCACCCAACCCTCCCTtccagaagaaggctgtCGACGTGTTCTTCCCTCCCGAGGCCCTGAACGACTTTCCCGTCTCTTTGCAAGTCTCCCAGAAGCATGGTATTCTCTACCTCGTCACCAAGTTCGGTTTCATTCACCTTTATGAAATTGAAACTGGTCAGTGTATCTACATGAACAGGATTTCCGGCGAGACCATTTTCACCACCGCCGAGTATGAGACATTGTCAGGTATCATCGGAGTTAACAGGAAGGGCCAAGTTTTGAGTGTTAGCGTGGATGAGCAGACTATTGTGCCCTACATCCAAC AAACTCTCAACAACCCGGAGCTCGCTATCAAGCTTGCTACTCGTGCCGGTCTCCCTGGGGCGGACGGTATGATCCAACAGCAGTATCAAGTTTACATCCAGAACGGCCAGTACGGCGAGGCTGCCAAGATTGCCGCCAACTCTCCCCGTGGGTTGTTGCGAACCCCTCAAACAATTGAGACGCTCAAGAATCTCCCCGCTGTTCCTGGTACTCTTACTCCCATCTTACAGTACTTTGGTATTTTGCTCGAGAAGGGAGAGCTCAACAAGTACGAATCTCTTGAACTTGCCCGCCCTGTTGTCCAGCAAGGCAAGAAGCAGCTCCTCGAGAAGTGGCTCAAGGAGAACAAGCTCGAGAGCAGTGAGGAGCTCGGTGACCTCTGTCGAATGGCCGATATGAACCTCGCTCTATCCGTCTACCTTCGTGCCAACGTTCCTAACAAGGTCGTTGCTTGTTTCGCTGAGCTCGGGCAATTTGACAAGATTGTTCTCTACTCCAAAAAAGTCGGCTATACTCCTGACTAtgctcagcttcttcagcatCTTGTGCGTATCAACCCCGACAAAGGTGCCGAGTTTGCTACACAGCTCGTCAACGATGAGAACGGCCCTCTCGTTGACCTTGACCGAATTGTCGACATCTTCATGTCTCAGAACATGCTCCAGCAAGCTACTTCTATTCTCCTCGACGCTCTCAAGGACAACAAGCCCGAGCAAGGTCCACTCCAGACAAGGTTGCTTGAAATGAACTTGATGAGCGCTCCTCAGGTTGCGGATGCCATTTTGGGCAACGAAATGTTCACCCACTATGACAGGCCTCGGATCGCCAACCTCGCTGAGAAAGCGGGTCTTGTGCAGAGGGCTTTGGAGCATTACGAGGATATCAACGATATCAAGAGGGTTGTTGTACACACCAACTTGTTCAAGCCCGAGTGGCTGGTGGACTACTTTGGACGACTCACTGTCGAGCAGAGCTTTGCTTGTTTGCAAGAAATGTTGAGGACGAACTTGAGGCAAAATTTGCCGATCGTCGTGCAGATCGCTACCAAGTACTCTGACTTGCTTGGTTCTGTCAAGCTCATCGAACTGTTTGAGCAGTTCAAGAGTTCGGACG GTTTGTACTACTATCTCGGTTCCATTGTCAACCTCAGCGAAGACCCCGAGGTTCACTTCAAGTACATTCAAGCTGCTACCCGTACCGGCCAAATCCGCGAGGTCGAGCGTATCTGCCGAGAGTCCAACTTTTACAACCCCGAGAAGGTCAAGAACTTCCTCAAGGAAGCCCGTCTCGACGACCAGCTCCCTCTTATCATTGTCTGCGACCGATTTGACTTTGTACATGACTTGGTTCTCTACCTTTACCAGAACGGTTTGACCAATTTCATTGAGATTTATGTCCAGCGAGTCAACTCTGCCAGAACCCCCCAGGTTATCGGCGGATTGTTGGATGTTGACTGCGATGAGACAACCGTGAAGAACTTGTTGATGAGTGTTACCGGCACCTTCCCCATTGACGATTTGGTGGATGAAGTCGAGAAGCGAAACAGGCTCAAGCTCATCTTGCCTTGgctcaacaacaaggtTGAGCAGGGTTCTACCGACCACGCGATTTACAACGCCATCGCCAAAATCTCTATCGACTCAAACAACAACCCCGAAAAATTCCTCAAGGAGAACAACCTTTACGACCCCGCTATTGTCGGCAAGTACTGCGAGAAGCGAGATCCTTATCTCGCCTATATTGCTTATGCCAAGGGCTTCTGTGACGACGAGCTCATCAATATCACCAACGAGAACCAGATGTACAAACATCAGGCTCGATACCTCGTTAAGCGACGCGACGTTGACCTCTGGACACAAGTCCTCAATCCCGAGTCTATCCACCGCCGTGCCCTTATCGACCAGATCATTGCCACTGCCATCCCCGAGTGTGTCGATCCTGATGATGTGTCCGTCACCGTTAAGGCATTCATGCACATGGAACTTCACGGTCCCTTACTTGAATTGCTCGAAAAGATCATAATTGAGCCATCACCTTTCAGCGACAACCGCTCTTTGCAGAGCTTGATGTTCCTCACCGCTATCAAGAACGACAAAGGCAAAGTTATGGGTTATATCAACAAGCTTTCAGGATATGACGTTGAGACTATCGCCAAGGTCGCTACCGAGGCCGGTCTTTACGAGGAGGCGTTCACAATTTATCAGAAGCACGACATGCACGCCGAGGCAATGAGCGTCCTTGTTGAACATATGGCTTCCATTGACCGAGGCTTCGCCTATGCCAACAAGATCAACGAGCCCGCTGTCTGGAGCAGACTCGGTAAAGCCCAACTTGACGGTTTGCGTGTCAAGGAGGCTATCGACTCTTACATCAAAGCTGATGACCCATCCAACTTTGAGGAAGTTATTGAGATTGCCAACCGAGCTGGCAAGCATGACGACCTGGTGCGATACCTCCAGATGGCTAGGAAGACTGCCCGCGAGCCCAAGATTGACACTGAGCTCGCTTACGCTTACGCCAAGACTGACCGATTGCACGATATGGAAGAGTTCCTCGGTATGACCAACGTTGCCGACGTCTTGCAGGTTGGTGAGAAATGTTTCGATGATGAGCTTTACCAGGCTGCCAAGCTCTTATTCTCAAGCATCTCCAACTGGGCTAGGTTGGCAACCACTTTGATCTACTTGGGCGAGAACCAGGCGGCGGTTGACGCAGCTAGGAAGGCTGGTAACACTCAGGTGTGGAAGCAGGTTAACGCTGCTTGTGTGGATAAGAAGGAGTTCCGATTGGCGCAGATTTGTGGTTTGAACCTTGTC GTTCACGCCGAGGAACTTCCTGCTTTGTTGTCACTTTACGAGAGGAATGGCTACTTTGACGAGATTATCTCCTTGATGGAGGCCGGTTTGGGTTTGGAGAGGGCTCACATG GGCATGTTCACAGAACTGAGTGTCTTGTACGCCAAGTACCGACCCGAGAAGC TCATGGAGCACTTGAAGCTCTTCTGGCAGCGTGTCAACATT CCCAAAGTCATCAAGGCCGCAGAACAGGCTCACCTCTGGCCCGAGCTTGTCTTCCTCTACATTGTCTACG ATGAACCCGACAACGCTTCTTTGGCTATGATGGAGCGACTCGCCGACTGGGACCACGATCAATTCAAGAAGGTTATTGTGAAGGTTGCCAATATGGAAATTGCCTACCGGGCCGTGTCCTTCTACCTTGCTCGACAA cccaccctcctccccgaTCTTCTTGCTGCTCTTACCCCCCGACTTGACCACAGTCGAGTTATCAAGATCCTCCAAACCGAAGACCACCTCCCTCTCGCCAAACCTTACCTCATCGCCACCCAAAAGCTCAATCTCGCCGTCATCAACGAGGCTTACAACGACCTGCttattgaagaggaggatcaTGTCACTTTGCGAAGCAGTTTGGAGACTTATGATGAGTACGATGCAATTAAGTTGGCGAAGAGATTGGAGAAGCACGAGTTGTTGGAGTTTAGGAGAATCGCTGCTTTGCTTTACCGA CTCAACTCTTTGTGGGAAGAGTCTATTTCTCTCTCAAAGGCCGATAGATTATGGCGAGACGCCCTTGAGACTGCTGCTGCGAGCAAAGACATTGCCGTTTGTGAGGAGCTTGCAGGCTACTTTGTTTCTATTGGCAACAAGGATGCTTTCGCTGCTATTCTCTATGTCTGCTTCGAGTTTGTCCGAGCTGACTTTGTTGAGGAAATG TCTTGGCGATTCGGCTTGTCAGATTACTCTATGCCTTACAAACTCCAGCAACAACGAGATCAAGCTACCAAGGTTGCGGCGCTTGAAAAGGAGGTCAAAGAGCTTAGAACTAAGACCGCTGAGAAGGAACCGGATAATGAGCCAAGTAATTTGATGGGGTCTGGATTGGGTGGGAGATTGATGATTGGCGGACCTTC GGGCGGACCACCCTTCATGGGTAACATGCCGAATGGAGGTATGATGGCTCAACCCACTGGGTTCTACTAA